Within Bacteroidota bacterium, the genomic segment TGATGGAGTAAATATCAAAATCGCCTGCGCCAAAACTGCCAGTAAAACCGCAAATGTGATATCCGCCATCATTGGTTTCATCCAAGGAACGGGCAAAGTCCAAACTACTGCCGCCATAAGCCATTGACCATTGCACATTACCTAAACTGTCGGTCTTTAAAAGCATCACGTCTGTTGTTCCAGCGCCAAATGACCATGTAGATCCTAAAATGGCATACCCGCCATCAGTAGTTTTTATAATGCGGTCGCCAATATCGCTGCTGTTTCCTCCGTAAGTTTTTGACCAGATAACATATCCTTTGTTATCCAGTCGCGACAAAAGAAAATCATGCATGCCCGCTCCAAAAGATTGAGTATACCCAACTGCGATATATCCATTTCCTCCGTTCAGTTCTAAAATATTCTGATAACTGTCATTGGCGGCATCGCCATAAATGCTGCTCATTTGAATTGCCCCCGCTGAATTTGCTTTAAACACATATGCATCAAAACTTCCTGATACGGAAGTAGTGGCTCCCGCGCAAATGAACCCATCGTCATTGGCAATTTGAGTATTGAAGACCTGGTCATGCCCGCTCTTTCCTATGCGTTTAGTCCATTGCATACTGCCATTAGCATCAGTACGAACGAGGTAAATATCTTTTCCTCCAAAAGGACCGGGCTCAACGTCTCCGCTTAAAAGCAAATCTCCGTTTGAAAACTGGTTAACGGATATGCCTCGCTCAATTTTATCTGTTCCATACGTTCTTGACCAGATCAGGTTTCCGTTTTGGTCAAGGCGCAATAAATACATATCTGAAAATCCCTGCCCGAATGAAGAAGTATGACCCAACACAAGAAACCCACCGTCTGGAGTGGCTGTAACGGGTTTTGCAATCTGACCGATCGGCTGTATGGGGTCGCGGTCAAAGAGAACATCATCATTATTGCCTCCAAAGGTTTTTGACCATTGTATTTTCATCTTATCGTCTGTTTTTATCACAAAGATATCGTCTCCGGAGGAAGCGCCTTTTGTTGTGCCTGCAATAATAAACCCTCCATCGGGGGTATGCATGCAGTATGAATTGGTTTCATCGCCAGGACTTCCAATGGTGATTTGATAGGTAGTGGTGACATTGATTGTTATGCAGGATGTATTGCTTCCGCACTGGTTTGATGCAATAAGGCAAGCATTATATATTCCTTCATTTTGATAGACATGTGTTGGATTGGCATTTGTATCAGTATTGCTGTCTCCAAAATCCCAGAAATAATTTATTGTTCCTGCACCAACAGTATTATTTGTAAAACTTACCTCTAAGGGCTGTGCGCCTGCGGTTGGGGACGCAATGAAGTTTGTAACTGGTTTATCAATGATTGTAATTGTTTCTTGAGTTGTATTTTTACATCCAAGTGAATCAGTAATAACTAATGACGCAGTATAAACACCGGCTGCTTCGTATTTGACTACTGCATTGGCTAAATTAGATGTATTACCATCACCAAATGACCATGAATATATATAAGGAAAGATACCGCCAATAACATTACTCATAAAATGAACACTATCACTTACGCATTTTATAGAATCGGCCCCAATAAAACCTTTTACTTTAAGTAAAATTAATTTTATTGGTTGTTGTTGATACCATCCTTCTAAAGTATTGTATCCAACATCTTCTAATATTAAACCGTTTTGTGTTGCAAATGAAAAGCGAGTTTTTGTATTTATGTTTGCTAAATCATCAGATGTAAAAGAAAATGTGCCATCATTCTTAGTTATTACTGGCAAGACAGAAGTAATTATATTGTTGTTAGTATCCAGTAATACTATTTTGAAATTTGACAATGGTATGTTTCCACAGGAAGAACCGCTTTCAAATACGCCAGAAAAAATTGTACATGCTGATCCCTTTTGTTTATTTAATA encodes:
- a CDS encoding PKD domain-containing protein, which codes for MKKYIVLFLSMLILSALVVSSQTRRVCVNQNNCFNSPLKFYDSYLWDFGDGTTSTLENPCHVYAAVGNYTITIIGLENCGASDTALQNVTVICKPIAAFSASIYFGCAPLQVSFINQTSSPNPSTYVWNFGDGKPQNTQTNPIHTFSKPGTYNISLIATNNCGSDTISQKIIVLNKQKGSACTIFSGVFESGSSCGNIPLSNFKIVLLDTNNNIITSVLPVITKNDGTFSFTSDDLANINTKTRFSFATQNGLILEDVGYNTLEGWYQQQPIKLILLKVKGFIGADSIKCVSDSVHFMSNVIGGIFPYIYSWSFGDGNTSNLANAVVKYEAAGVYTASLVITDSLGCKNTTQETITIIDKPVTNFIASPTAGAQPLEVSFTNNTVGAGTINYFWDFGDSNTDTNANPTHVYQNEGIYNACLIASNQCGSNTSCITINVTTTYQITIGSPGDETNSYCMHTPDGGFIIAGTTKGASSGDDIFVIKTDDKMKIQWSKTFGGNNDDVLFDRDPIQPIGQIAKPVTATPDGGFLVLGHTSSFGQGFSDMYLLRLDQNGNLIWSRTYGTDKIERGISVNQFSNGDLLLSGDVEPGPFGGKDIYLVRTDANGSMQWTKRIGKSGHDQVFNTQIANDDGFICAGATTSVSGSFDAYVFKANSAGAIQMSSIYGDAANDSYQNILELNGGNGYIAVGYTQSFGAGMHDFLLSRLDNKGYVIWSKTYGGNSSDIGDRIIKTTDGGYAILGSTWSFGAGTTDVMLLKTDSLGNVQWSMAYGGSSLDFARSLDETNDGGYHICGFTGSFGAGDFDIYSIKTDAAGNSGCNETSITPLVSSPVITVQNFTPNVTSGGVQGTPDTKINAITFNVNTLCPSSARIQNTIHEPETLNLQPLPAISIYPNPSNGEMVISYFIPQNLTSSPNGGGKEGAAQLSIYDLAGRKLKSYPLFGETNQLSISEKDLHEGIYFYEVISNNKKIKQDKIVVIK